Proteins encoded by one window of Rhodobacteraceae bacterium IMCC1335:
- a CDS encoding ZIP family metal transporter, producing the protein MDTLSPIMLGFLGSLAAGSMTAIGAIPVLFGRVPSRATRDLSLGFAAGVMLAASFFSLIIPALDAAELRYVNEAAPAAIVCIAILLGMGAVALMNEKLPHEHFSTGREGPEAASLRRVWLFIIAITIHNFPEGLAVGVGFGADGVSGGMPLAIGIGLQNAPEGLAVAVSLLGEGYSKVRAWGIAALTGMVEPIGGLLGAGIITISEPLLPWGLAFAAGAMLYVISHEIIPETHRSGHQNKATLGLAIGLVIMLFLDVWLG; encoded by the coding sequence TTGGACACTCTCTCCCCCATCATGCTCGGATTTCTGGGTAGTCTTGCCGCAGGTTCAATGACCGCCATTGGCGCAATACCCGTGCTTTTTGGTCGCGTACCGTCTCGCGCTACCCGAGACCTCTCACTTGGTTTCGCAGCAGGCGTGATGCTGGCGGCATCGTTCTTTTCCTTGATTATACCGGCACTTGATGCTGCTGAACTACGGTATGTGAACGAGGCCGCACCGGCAGCTATTGTGTGTATTGCGATCCTCCTCGGGATGGGTGCCGTGGCACTTATGAACGAGAAACTCCCGCATGAGCATTTCAGCACAGGGCGAGAGGGACCAGAGGCAGCATCCCTTCGACGGGTGTGGTTGTTCATTATCGCCATCACGATCCACAATTTTCCTGAAGGGCTCGCTGTTGGCGTCGGCTTCGGCGCGGACGGTGTGTCAGGTGGTATGCCGCTTGCGATCGGGATCGGGCTGCAGAACGCGCCCGAAGGTCTGGCCGTCGCGGTGTCACTGCTCGGCGAAGGGTATTCGAAAGTCCGGGCTTGGGGGATCGCCGCATTAACTGGCATGGTTGAACCCATTGGAGGGCTTTTGGGTGCGGGGATCATCACGATCTCCGAACCGCTTCTTCCTTGGGGTTTGGCGTTTGCCGCAGGTGCGATGCTCTACGTTATCAGTCACGAGATCATTCCTGAAACCCACCGAAGCGGTCATCAGAACAAGGCAACACTTGGCCTTGCGATCGGCTTGGTCATCATGCTGTTTTTGGACGTCTGGCTCGGATAA
- a CDS encoding DUF411 domain-containing protein has product MKLFTLATLFSMSFAAQAIAQATQIEVIKTNGCGCCLAWMKHLEENGFEPTGEDMFAGLFVRFKLDNGVPQRMVSCHTGLIDGYVIEGHVPAGDIRRLLSERPDAVGLAVPDMPLGSPGMDQSRWREAYDVFLINNDGSTEVFSSYSGD; this is encoded by the coding sequence ATGAAGCTTTTTACGCTCGCAACCCTTTTTTCAATGAGCTTCGCCGCTCAGGCCATCGCCCAAGCGACCCAAATTGAAGTTATTAAGACGAATGGCTGCGGGTGCTGCCTAGCGTGGATGAAACACCTCGAAGAAAACGGCTTTGAACCCACAGGTGAGGATATGTTTGCAGGCCTTTTTGTACGCTTCAAACTCGATAATGGCGTTCCGCAACGTATGGTGTCCTGTCACACGGGGCTCATCGACGGATATGTGATCGAAGGCCATGTCCCAGCGGGTGATATACGCAGGTTACTCAGCGAAAGACCAGACGCAGTAGGCCTCGCGGTGCCGGACATGCCGCTTGGCTCGCCTGGTATGGATCAGAGCCGCTGGCGTGAGGCCTACGACGTGTTTCTCATCAACAACGACGGGTCGACAGAAGTCTTCTCAAGCTATTCTGGCGACTGA
- a CDS encoding SCO family protein, which yields MNRRTLFTYGAAISGALALTLFIGWWRVDGPGAPEPVAQRPLPLTQMDFQMTDQGGATVGPASLLGNPSMVFFGFTYCPDVCPTTLSDISGWLDDLGDDVADMNVVFITVDPERDTVDAMAEYVNYFHPAIQGWNGTLEETARAAAGFRARYEKVATDGDYTMNHTASVFLFDAEGQFSGTIDYHEQREFAVPKIRRVLARTGEQSS from the coding sequence ATGAACCGAAGAACCCTTTTCACTTATGGTGCCGCAATAAGCGGGGCGCTTGCGCTCACGCTATTTATCGGCTGGTGGCGAGTGGACGGTCCCGGCGCGCCTGAACCTGTAGCTCAGCGACCCTTGCCGCTCACCCAGATGGACTTTCAGATGACCGATCAAGGCGGTGCAACCGTCGGACCCGCGTCGCTTCTGGGCAATCCATCCATGGTGTTTTTTGGCTTCACATACTGCCCCGATGTTTGCCCAACCACATTGTCGGATATTTCTGGCTGGCTTGACGACCTTGGAGATGATGTTGCGGACATGAACGTCGTGTTCATCACGGTCGATCCGGAGCGCGATACCGTGGACGCCATGGCGGAATATGTCAATTATTTTCACCCTGCTATCCAAGGCTGGAACGGGACGCTTGAAGAGACAGCGCGCGCTGCCGCTGGCTTCCGTGCGCGCTATGAAAAGGTCGCCACGGACGGCGACTATACGATGAACCATACGGCAAGCGTCTTTCTCTTTGATGCTGAGGGGCAGTTTTCCGGCACAATAGACTACCATGAACAACGGGAATTCGCGGTGCCAAAAATCCGCCGCGTCCTTGCAAGAACCGGAGAACAATCCTCATGA
- a CDS encoding copper chaperone PCu(A)C, giving the protein MRKSTFHALAFSILVGLPTASLAGSEDIVIEDAWARASIGTNRPGVAYMTLRNTGTDPVTLVGLETPLAMMPDIHETTTDSNGVSSMGPVGEINISPGESVSLEPGGMHAMLMRLQAKMIEGETFQLTLNFADGGTLTVDVPIFGIAALDPEG; this is encoded by the coding sequence ATGAGAAAATCTACCTTCCATGCCCTTGCATTCAGTATTCTGGTCGGATTGCCTACAGCTTCCCTTGCGGGTTCGGAAGACATTGTGATCGAAGACGCATGGGCCCGCGCGTCTATCGGTACCAACCGTCCGGGCGTAGCCTACATGACCCTGCGCAACACGGGCACTGACCCGGTGACATTGGTCGGGCTGGAAACCCCATTGGCCATGATGCCGGACATCCACGAAACCACGACTGATTCAAATGGTGTCAGTTCCATGGGCCCTGTCGGTGAAATCAACATTTCTCCGGGCGAGAGTGTCTCGCTGGAGCCAGGCGGCATGCATGCGATGCTGATGCGGTTGCAAGCCAAGATGATCGAAGGCGAGACGTTTCAGCTAACCTTAAACTTTGCCGATGGCGGGACACTGACTGTTGACGTTCCAATTTTTGGCATTGCGGCGCTCGATCCGGAAGGCTGA
- a CDS encoding thioredoxin domain-containing protein gives MKNKSVVLSVLIVGLAIFAAAVWYQTRPAPVAQVEPVQPEIAEALIRSYSPILGPEEAPVTIVEFFDPACEACRAFHPIVKDILAEYDGAVRVVLRYTPFHGEGSEQAIRVLEAARMQGIFEPVLEALLEYQPRWASHGAPDPGRIIGIAEQAGLDAEAAKAQMMAPQTVGVLNQDRADVDAVGVRGTPTFFVNGKPLDPFGADELRALVAAEVAASGS, from the coding sequence ATGAAAAACAAATCAGTCGTTCTATCGGTCCTAATCGTTGGCCTTGCGATCTTTGCCGCCGCCGTTTGGTACCAAACCCGCCCTGCGCCGGTTGCTCAGGTCGAACCTGTCCAGCCCGAAATTGCAGAGGCACTGATCCGGTCCTACTCTCCTATCCTTGGCCCCGAAGAGGCCCCTGTCACCATCGTCGAGTTCTTCGATCCGGCTTGCGAAGCCTGCCGCGCTTTTCATCCGATTGTGAAGGACATACTGGCCGAATATGACGGCGCAGTGCGTGTTGTGCTGAGATATACGCCCTTTCACGGGGAAGGCTCAGAGCAGGCCATACGTGTCCTTGAGGCGGCCCGCATGCAGGGCATTTTCGAGCCGGTCCTCGAAGCACTCCTAGAGTATCAGCCCCGTTGGGCCTCCCATGGCGCGCCAGACCCCGGTCGGATCATTGGAATTGCTGAACAGGCTGGCCTGGACGCGGAAGCCGCGAAAGCCCAAATGATGGCACCACAGACGGTTGGCGTTCTCAATCAAGATCGCGCAGATGTCGACGCTGTCGGCGTGCGTGGTACCCCCACCTTCTTCGTAAACGGCAAACCCCTAGATCCCTTCGGCGCTGACGAGTTGCGCGCCCTCGTCGCAGCGGAAGTCGCCGCGAGTGGATCTTGA
- a CDS encoding disulfide bond formation protein B, whose product MRRVMSKETALTAAWIVALGSSLAVLFIGEVLGQAPCNLCWFQRAFMFPLAVVLGLGLWWDDHRVGRYGVALALGGAAIALWHLGLYIGLLPERIQPCTATGPSCTDDNQVFLSVPIPLLSLVAFGLIAILSIFSLKEQRT is encoded by the coding sequence ATGAGACGGGTGATGTCAAAAGAGACGGCTTTGACCGCCGCGTGGATCGTCGCTTTGGGGAGTTCGCTGGCCGTGCTCTTTATAGGTGAGGTTCTGGGGCAGGCTCCGTGCAATCTGTGCTGGTTTCAGCGTGCGTTTATGTTCCCTCTGGCCGTCGTGTTGGGCCTCGGTCTCTGGTGGGATGATCACCGGGTCGGTCGCTACGGTGTTGCGCTCGCCCTTGGTGGGGCCGCCATCGCACTCTGGCATCTGGGCCTTTATATCGGGCTCCTCCCGGAGCGTATCCAACCCTGCACTGCGACCGGTCCGTCCTGCACCGATGACAATCAGGTCTTCCTCAGCGTCCCAATCCCACTTTTGTCGTTGGTCGCCTTTGGGCTGATCGCGATCCTGTCCATTTTCTCCCTGAAGGAGCAGCGCACATGA
- a CDS encoding redoxin domain-containing protein, whose product MKFSTLQKMLWGLTAIVVVGFIFLQVSIREEQRADAPAFQADFELTDHRGIVQTDEDFAGRWLLVFFGFANCPDVCPTTMAEVAAVMDALGSDAAQVQPLFISIDPERDTPEQLAEFVPAFGANIIGLTGTANQIKRTSETFRVYFEKIEEAASPDGYTMGHSSQLFLFDPQGGYVGAWVYGTPAEEILADLKARMSI is encoded by the coding sequence ATGAAATTTTCTACGTTACAAAAAATGCTTTGGGGACTTACCGCGATCGTGGTTGTTGGGTTCATTTTTTTGCAGGTTTCTATCAGAGAGGAACAGCGCGCTGATGCGCCCGCGTTCCAAGCCGACTTCGAACTGACCGATCACCGAGGCATAGTTCAGACGGACGAAGATTTCGCGGGGCGCTGGTTGCTCGTCTTCTTCGGCTTTGCGAATTGCCCCGATGTGTGCCCCACGACTATGGCCGAGGTTGCCGCCGTCATGGATGCGCTCGGCTCTGACGCGGCCCAAGTCCAGCCTCTCTTTATTTCAATTGATCCCGAACGTGATACGCCCGAACAACTCGCAGAGTTCGTACCGGCGTTTGGCGCAAACATCATTGGGCTGACCGGTACGGCCAATCAGATCAAGCGAACATCTGAAACCTTCCGTGTGTACTTTGAGAAAATCGAGGAAGCGGCATCGCCCGACGGATACACGATGGGGCATTCGTCTCAGCTGTTCCTCTTTGATCCGCAAGGCGGATATGTGGGGGCGTGGGTCTACGGCACACCGGCAGAGGAAATCCTTGCCGATCTGAAGGCGCGGATGTCGATATGA
- a CDS encoding MerR family DNA-binding protein, which yields MLTIGSLGKKTGTKVQTVRYYEQIGLMPEPGRTEGGQRRYGDAEVDRLSFIRHARQLGFPLEAIRELLDLSDNPDRSCHEADSIARRQLKQVQLRMDRLKALRTELKRMIHECSGGNTADCKVLEVLRDHSECLTDHDEIGA from the coding sequence ATGCTGACAATTGGAAGTTTGGGAAAGAAGACCGGAACAAAAGTTCAGACTGTCCGGTATTACGAACAGATCGGCCTGATGCCCGAACCAGGTCGCACCGAAGGCGGGCAGCGGCGCTACGGGGATGCGGAAGTTGACCGCTTGTCCTTTATCCGGCACGCACGCCAGTTGGGGTTTCCCCTTGAAGCGATCCGCGAGCTTCTCGATCTCAGTGATAATCCCGACCGCTCCTGCCATGAGGCGGATTCCATCGCCCGGCGGCAACTCAAGCAGGTACAACTAAGGATGGATCGGCTGAAAGCGCTACGCACAGAGTTGAAGCGCATGATCCACGAATGCAGCGGAGGCAATACGGCGGACTGCAAGGTTCTCGAGGTCTTGCGCGATCACTCAGAGTGTCTGACCGACCACGATGAAATTGGGGCTTAA
- a CDS encoding transglutaminase produces the protein MSADDPLLAATPILNFNHPSIAQLIEDRGWKALSQHDRIGAVYDFVRNEVAFGYNRADDIPAAEVLADGFGQCNTKGTLLMALLRAVGVRCRLHGFTIHKEMQRGVVPEIVYPLAPNEIVHSWVEVQTETGWANLEGFILDAEFLSALQSTFTDSPSLCGYGAGTDCLQAPPVEWTGGDTYIQETGIAQDFGIFDAPDEFYAAHQQSFSFVKGILYRHIVRHWMNARVRRIRSGNVPQIPGLALPNHKHEESRHAS, from the coding sequence ATGAGCGCTGATGATCCGTTGTTAGCAGCAACCCCAATCCTGAACTTCAACCACCCGTCGATTGCACAACTGATCGAGGACCGAGGGTGGAAAGCCCTTTCTCAGCATGACCGGATCGGCGCGGTCTACGATTTCGTCCGCAACGAAGTTGCCTTTGGGTACAACCGCGCAGACGATATCCCGGCGGCAGAAGTACTCGCTGACGGTTTTGGTCAATGCAATACCAAGGGCACGTTACTTATGGCTTTGTTGCGCGCGGTCGGTGTGCGGTGCCGCCTTCACGGGTTCACGATCCACAAAGAAATGCAGCGGGGTGTTGTGCCAGAAATCGTCTACCCCCTCGCCCCCAATGAGATCGTCCACTCATGGGTTGAGGTGCAGACCGAGACGGGTTGGGCGAACCTCGAAGGGTTTATTCTGGATGCAGAGTTTCTATCGGCGCTCCAATCCACATTTACCGATTCACCCAGCCTCTGCGGTTACGGGGCAGGCACCGACTGCCTGCAGGCTCCCCCTGTAGAGTGGACGGGTGGCGATACCTACATCCAAGAAACCGGTATTGCCCAGGACTTTGGTATTTTCGACGCGCCCGACGAATTCTACGCCGCTCATCAGCAGTCGTTTAGCTTCGTAAAAGGCATATTGTATCGCCATATAGTCCGCCATTGGATGAACGCCCGCGTGCGCCGGATCAGATCAGGCAATGTGCCGCAAATACCTGGCTTGGCGTTGCCCAATCATAAACACGAGGAATCGCGTCATGCCTCATGA
- a CDS encoding cation diffusion facilitator family transporter: MPHDNGHAHIDPASGDRRVSIAIWANALLTVAQIVGGILSGSLALIADALHNFSDMASLVIAFAARKIARRPADGRMTFGYGRIEVVAALINYTTLILVGFYLIYEGGMRMIEPTEVAGWTVVILGSVALAVDTLTALLTYSMQKGSVNIRALFLHNLSDALASVAVIIGGSLILLYNMWWVDPAITIGIALYLLYLAFTEIGKPIRILMLGSPPDIDNDAVVAAIREVDGVHDVHHVHLWQMQENDAALDCHVVTADGASGERIKAAVKARLAEKFGIQHSTLELEDLGNAHDGAQLYGHEETR, from the coding sequence ATGCCTCATGATAACGGTCACGCGCATATTGATCCCGCGTCAGGGGACCGCCGTGTCTCAATCGCGATCTGGGCCAACGCACTTCTGACGGTCGCGCAGATCGTCGGCGGGATCTTGTCGGGCAGCCTCGCGCTTATTGCGGATGCTCTGCACAATTTCTCCGACATGGCATCCTTGGTGATCGCTTTTGCAGCTCGGAAAATCGCAAGACGCCCTGCGGACGGGCGCATGACATTCGGCTATGGCCGGATCGAAGTTGTGGCTGCCTTGATCAACTACACCACCCTCATCCTCGTTGGGTTCTATCTCATCTACGAGGGCGGAATGCGCATGATCGAACCGACCGAAGTGGCCGGTTGGACCGTGGTGATCCTGGGATCGGTGGCGCTGGCCGTAGACACGCTTACAGCGCTGCTGACTTATTCCATGCAAAAGGGCAGCGTGAACATCCGGGCGCTCTTCCTGCATAACTTGTCAGACGCGTTGGCTTCTGTTGCCGTAATTATCGGCGGCTCGCTCATCCTGCTCTATAACATGTGGTGGGTCGATCCGGCGATCACGATCGGCATCGCGCTCTACCTACTTTATCTCGCCTTCACTGAAATCGGCAAACCCATCCGCATCCTGATGCTAGGTAGCCCACCCGACATCGACAATGATGCCGTTGTTGCTGCAATCAGGGAGGTCGACGGGGTCCATGATGTCCACCACGTTCATCTGTGGCAGATGCAAGAGAACGACGCGGCATTGGATTGCCATGTCGTGACGGCTGATGGCGCGTCGGGCGAAAGGATCAAAGCGGCAGTGAAAGCGCGCCTCGCCGAAAAGTTCGGCATCCAGCACTCCACTCTCGAATTGGAGGATCTGGGGAATGCACACGATGGAGCGCAGCTCTATGGGCATGAGGAGACCAGATAA
- a CDS encoding DUF1295 domain-containing protein: MIEVILIYLGLGIAAVTLASILWSIAFPARRIWPPKRYTSITPILVWVPTFSLFGILIMLGVLGWGDLAFPTWLRFGVGIPLIVFGNIVVWFEVSHFGVPQTGGAKGTLRTAGMYRYSRNPQYMADIAIVGGWLILTATPTTLIVGTASILVLVAAPFAEEPWLKKQYGSDFDEYMASTRRFI, translated from the coding sequence ATGATAGAAGTCATCTTGATTTACTTAGGTCTGGGAATTGCTGCGGTGACACTTGCTTCGATCCTTTGGTCAATCGCTTTCCCCGCGCGTCGTATCTGGCCACCCAAGCGCTACACGTCGATCACACCAATTCTGGTCTGGGTGCCAACGTTTTCGTTGTTTGGCATTCTGATCATGCTTGGCGTCTTGGGCTGGGGTGATCTGGCGTTTCCCACCTGGCTGCGTTTCGGGGTTGGGATACCGCTCATTGTGTTCGGCAATATCGTAGTCTGGTTTGAAGTCTCGCATTTCGGGGTGCCACAAACGGGCGGCGCGAAAGGCACGCTGAGGACCGCTGGCATGTATCGCTACTCTCGCAATCCTCAGTACATGGCCGATATCGCGATTGTAGGAGGTTGGTTGATCCTTACTGCAACACCAACAACGCTCATTGTTGGAACGGCTTCGATCTTGGTTTTGGTAGCTGCGCCATTCGCGGAAGAACCGTGGCTCAAGAAGCAATACGGGTCTGATTTTGACGAGTATATGGCGTCAACCCGTCGTTTTATCTGA
- the merF gene encoding mercury resistance system transport protein MerF — protein MKNKLLALGVGGTILAALCCFTPLLPVVLTALGLTGLLGVVYSDAILLPILAGFLILTGYALWRQKKQK, from the coding sequence ATGAAGAACAAACTATTGGCCCTAGGAGTGGGTGGCACGATCTTGGCCGCGCTCTGTTGCTTCACACCGTTACTGCCGGTCGTACTGACTGCGCTTGGTCTGACGGGCTTGCTTGGTGTCGTCTACAGCGATGCGATCTTGCTGCCGATATTGGCCGGATTTCTAATTCTGACGGGGTACGCGCTATGGCGACAGAAGAAACAAAAGTAG
- a CDS encoding MerR family transcriptional regulator, with protein sequence MFTIGKASEQSGVNIETIRYYEREGIVPKPGRSAGGRRLYSSDEIAKLRFVRRCRDLGFPISNIQTFLSLTPQYDRSCGEVRTMAENHLGEINAKIENLMRLREALLSLSKNCDDGTADCPMLDALMKDGFGDGLHEQSSC encoded by the coding sequence ATGTTCACCATCGGCAAAGCGTCGGAACAAAGCGGCGTGAACATCGAAACGATCCGCTACTATGAACGAGAGGGGATTGTCCCAAAGCCCGGACGCTCCGCTGGTGGGCGTCGGTTATACTCGTCCGACGAAATCGCCAAACTCAGGTTCGTGCGCCGGTGTCGCGATCTGGGTTTTCCGATCTCGAACATACAGACCTTTTTATCCCTCACTCCGCAGTATGACCGATCCTGTGGTGAGGTGAGAACCATGGCCGAGAACCATTTGGGTGAGATAAACGCGAAGATTGAGAACCTTATGCGCCTCAGAGAAGCGCTCTTGAGCCTCTCCAAGAACTGCGATGACGGCACCGCAGACTGTCCAATGCTGGACGCTTTGATGAAGGATGGCTTTGGCGATGGCCTACACGAGCAAAGCAGCTGCTAG
- a CDS encoding tyrosine-type recombinase/integrase, whose protein sequence is MDPKMPKLPAYVFRRQNGSYRYKRNVPKKLRHLIGKDTLYRQLGESYSEAMNALPKVHLEIEQLFAAEETMPSNERALAFIRAALGEEVADMVVAGHIVEYSQEDYALNELAKTIKGKLPEEVVRQVYNGKLQSPPMTLDTALSEYAAYKAGEGVRDKDAALRIKKLRKDLKSSLGEHKLEKGSLAEITRADANAFRDHLLERMKPNSVLRNVAVVKAAVNYVITEHSLTIPNVFKGLKIKGAGASVEDRHPLTDEHIAIVTPCYQNDPLAWALFITLIDTGARLSEIVGLEVQDVDLQERSVTIRPNNIRGLKTKGSHRTLPLSQRAVETLQEHRKGKGDGEAIFPKYARSRGNDAASAMLMKRLRTVITDKKLTMHSLRHRMKDKLRNTGCPEAVSMAILGHGSNTVAANYGSGYALDIMREHMEKVWK, encoded by the coding sequence ATGGACCCCAAGATGCCAAAACTCCCCGCCTATGTTTTTAGACGCCAGAACGGCTCGTATCGCTATAAAAGAAACGTCCCTAAAAAGCTCAGACACCTGATTGGAAAGGATACACTCTACAGGCAACTGGGGGAGAGCTACTCAGAGGCGATGAACGCCCTTCCCAAAGTGCACTTGGAAATAGAGCAGCTGTTTGCAGCAGAAGAGACGATGCCCTCCAATGAACGAGCCCTGGCGTTTATCAGAGCAGCGCTGGGCGAGGAAGTTGCGGATATGGTGGTGGCTGGTCATATCGTTGAATACAGCCAAGAGGACTATGCTCTGAATGAACTTGCAAAGACCATCAAGGGCAAACTGCCAGAGGAAGTGGTGAGGCAAGTCTATAACGGCAAGCTACAGTCGCCGCCCATGACACTGGATACAGCCTTAAGTGAATATGCAGCCTATAAAGCCGGGGAAGGTGTGAGAGATAAAGATGCTGCCCTGCGTATCAAGAAGCTGCGCAAAGACCTTAAAAGCAGCCTGGGAGAGCACAAGCTGGAAAAGGGTAGCCTGGCGGAGATTACCAGAGCAGATGCCAATGCCTTTCGGGACCACTTACTGGAGCGGATGAAGCCCAACTCGGTGCTGAGGAATGTGGCCGTTGTAAAGGCAGCCGTGAACTACGTGATAACAGAACATAGCCTTACCATTCCAAATGTGTTCAAAGGGCTGAAGATAAAAGGGGCAGGGGCCAGCGTCGAGGACAGGCATCCACTGACGGACGAGCATATCGCCATAGTAACTCCCTGCTATCAGAATGACCCGCTTGCCTGGGCACTCTTCATCACCTTGATAGATACAGGCGCAAGGCTGTCGGAGATTGTAGGACTAGAAGTCCAAGACGTGGACCTGCAGGAGCGCTCAGTAACCATACGCCCCAACAACATTAGAGGTCTCAAGACGAAGGGGTCACATAGAACACTCCCACTGAGCCAGAGAGCAGTAGAGACACTGCAGGAGCACAGGAAAGGCAAGGGGGATGGGGAGGCTATATTCCCCAAGTATGCTCGCTCTCGTGGCAATGATGCTGCCTCTGCTATGCTCATGAAGCGCCTTAGGACAGTCATAACAGACAAGAAGCTTACCATGCATTCCCTCCGCCACCGCATGAAGGACAAGCTCAGAAACACAGGCTGCCCTGAGGCTGTCTCTATGGCCATCCTAGGTCATGGTTCTAACACAGTCGCTGCGAACTATGGTTCAGGCTATGCCCTAGATATCATGCGGGAGCATATGGAAAAGGTGTGGAAGTAA
- a CDS encoding hydrolase: MKCVSYNIQYGLGADGTYDLPRIASEVEVADIIALQEVDRFWARSGMVDSPSVLSDHLPHHHWVYGANLDMDASFRDEGRLIHRRKQFGTMILSRWPILSSRNFPLPKWGDRQHHSIQQGLLEAVIDTPLGPVRVYSVHMSHLCVATRQPQITRILDILREAPFEGGAWCGGHPNPESGWIEESEPPMPEAIILMGDMNFGPGMPEYDQIIGGTAQGFGRLTNRRGLLDAWVLAGHVENAGSTHPNARCRIDHCFVSTNLAGAVSEVWVDDQAKGSDHWPVWVTFARASLD, from the coding sequence ATGAAATGCGTTAGCTACAACATCCAATACGGGCTGGGTGCGGATGGCACCTATGACCTGCCTCGCATCGCTTCCGAGGTTGAGGTAGCTGATATCATCGCACTTCAGGAAGTTGACCGTTTCTGGGCGCGCAGCGGGATGGTTGACAGCCCCAGTGTGCTTTCTGACCATCTACCCCATCATCATTGGGTCTATGGGGCCAATTTGGATATGGATGCGAGCTTCCGAGATGAAGGCCGTCTGATCCACCGCCGCAAACAATTCGGTACGATGATTTTGTCACGCTGGCCAATCCTATCCTCGCGTAATTTCCCGCTGCCGAAATGGGGTGACCGCCAGCACCACTCCATCCAACAGGGTCTTCTGGAGGCGGTAATTGACACGCCGCTTGGCCCGGTCCGAGTGTATTCTGTACACATGAGTCACCTTTGCGTTGCAACGCGCCAGCCACAGATCACGCGCATCCTCGACATCCTTCGTGAAGCACCATTTGAGGGTGGTGCATGGTGCGGTGGGCATCCCAACCCTGAGTCTGGCTGGATTGAAGAGTCTGAACCCCCCATGCCCGAGGCGATAATCCTGATGGGTGACATGAACTTTGGTCCTGGCATGCCGGAATACGACCAGATTATCGGCGGTACGGCCCAAGGTTTTGGTCGCCTGACCAATCGTCGGGGCCTTCTAGATGCATGGGTGCTAGCTGGTCATGTAGAAAACGCCGGCTCCACCCATCCAAACGCGCGGTGCCGTATCGACCATTGCTTTGTCTCCACCAACCTTGCTGGGGCCGTGTCCGAAGTCTGGGTTGACGATCAGGCCAAGGGATCGGATCACTGGCCAGTATGGGTCACCTTTGCGAGGGCTTCATTAGATTAA
- a CDS encoding glycerophosphodiester phosphodiesterase — protein sequence MRPRLVCHRGASLIAPENTFAAADVALDRGAHLIELDVRESADGVLYVMHDQTLDRTTDGTGPIQHRTAAEIDALDAGRWFAPEFEGQRVPRLDAYLDHLRSRSAGAYVEIKWCNADTCSAILRETGIIDSCFSFSFKPEMRAAMRKTAPDLRQMITLSIARNVSVAKSLYRADLIEIEAAECQSSVIAAAHAVGLEIMGYTESNDPAIFLRYVEAGLDYINHDHLDVALSVLEKPL from the coding sequence GTGAGACCGCGCTTGGTCTGTCATCGTGGGGCCAGCTTGATCGCCCCGGAAAACACTTTCGCCGCTGCCGATGTGGCCTTGGATAGAGGTGCGCACTTGATCGAGCTGGACGTGCGCGAAAGCGCCGATGGTGTGTTATATGTTATGCACGATCAGACACTGGACCGTACGACAGATGGCACTGGCCCGATCCAACATCGCACCGCCGCTGAAATTGACGCTCTGGATGCTGGACGCTGGTTTGCTCCTGAGTTTGAAGGCCAAAGGGTGCCGCGTCTGGATGCCTATCTTGACCATCTTCGCAGTCGCAGCGCTGGGGCTTATGTGGAAATCAAGTGGTGCAATGCCGACACATGCTCAGCCATTCTGCGCGAGACGGGGATAATCGACTCCTGTTTCAGCTTTTCTTTCAAGCCCGAGATGCGCGCTGCCATGCGCAAAACCGCACCAGACCTGCGCCAGATGATAACCTTGTCGATTGCGCGTAATGTCTCGGTTGCGAAGTCACTTTACCGGGCTGATCTGATCGAGATCGAGGCCGCCGAGTGCCAGTCTTCCGTGATCGCGGCGGCGCACGCGGTGGGGTTGGAGATCATGGGCTACACCGAATCCAACGACCCTGCGATCTTCCTACGCTATGTAGAGGCCGGACTGGATTACATCAATCACGACCACCTAGACGTAGCTCTTTCCGTGCTGGAGAAACCCCTATGA